The stretch of DNA GCAGGGCGAGTTCTGGTTAGGCGGCaaaggaggcgagccgcccgcTGGCGACAGGCAGGCCGCGACTCCGGGCGACAGAGCTGGGGGGACAGGCAGCACGTGTGTCGAGGCGTtcggagacggcgacgaggccagACTGGACTTGAAGGTCGACGAAGGCAAACAACGTCcacgcgcgtcctctgcgtctctcctcgctgtcgcatCTGAAACGGAGATCGGCGCAAGTagcgcagacgaaggcgctgcggcagcgtcgcgACTGCAGCTGCCGTCTGCACTCTTTTcagccgcctcccgcagTCGGCTCGGGGCTTCTCTTTTCGCGGCCTTGTCCAcgcctctcctgtctcctgcACCCTGGGCTGCGcagtcgccttcgtcgttgGTACCTCATGCGCCGGGCGGGCCTGCGtcgacgcgagagaagacgcaccGTGTCATTCGCCATGGCGGCCTGACCGTTCTCAACGTGGGCACCCCGCTGTCCTACGACGGAGGCGTCCACGCGTTCCCGGtcggcttcgtcgccctcagGCGCTTCTGGGTGCCGCCCTGTCTGCAGACCCGCGTGAGTTGCCTGCGGAGACTCGACGCAGATGCCCAGCGAGGAGGATGTGAAAAgctgacgccgccgccggctcgaGCCTCccccggcgcctcggcggagacgggcagcgcggcggcgagactgccgaagaaggaaggccagagagaagcaggcgcgcccgcgcaagAGGAATAtcaggaggacgaagaggctgCCAAACGTGGTGTGAGCGAGGAGATGCAGAGGAGTGGAGAGTGCAGAGgacctgcgaggcgcggctgggaagaagaaggccgcgTGCCGCTGAGAGCCTCCTATGTCTGTTCGATCTCGCTGAAGGATGGAAGGCCCTATTTCACCATCGACCTTctggcctcctcgctcgggCACAGAGCGCCCAcctgcgcctgtctcttcactgcgctgccggcgtccgcctcctgGGATCGCAGTGCGCCACCTCAAGAAAAGggccaggcgcctccgcctctcgccgggAATGCATGCGACGGGGAGAGGGCTCAATTCGACCGACCCACACACACCCAAGGGTAAAAGCTGCAGCCATGCCGGGAGATGGAGTCACGCGTCGGCGAGGTTTATCCCAGATCTGTAGACATCTCATCACCTGCAAATTCCGGGCATGGTCCTCACAACCATGGCCACGTACCTACGTATTTGTACGTGTCTGTAGGCATGCAAATAAATATAGAtttgctgcgtctgccgccgtgTTGATACTTGCTGAGGATATTTCTATACATGTTTATGAAgacgtgtatatatatatctttcTATCTTTGTCAATAGTTCGACATGCGTGAATGTTGGTACTCTATTTTCTACTGGGTGTGCGTTCGGTTTAAGATAAATTATGCTTTCGAATCCTGACATTGTGCCCACTGTATAcccttcgcctgcagcgtccTGCAAGCTGAAGGCCGCACCAACGGCctgcagacagaggcgagcggcggcagcgccagaggcggaggaggcgaagagacaccgGCTAGCGTTTGCCGGCCTGTTTCCGGCTGGCGCCTGGCTGCGGGACACGATATCGAGGCGACGTTCGCGCACTTCGTGTCTCTTTTTCACTTCCGCCACCCCGaatccgcgggcgcctgtcAGCCGCTTTCGCatggagaggcgcaggcctctgAGAAGCGAAAGCGAGACGACGGCCGAGAGACCAGCGAGCCACACAAGAGACAGAAACACATGTCtagcgagcgcgagaggcgcgagggccttggcgcggcgaaggacaACGCGCGACCCGCTCCTTCGTGGGAGTTCTCCATCAGCGCCATCACCTTCTTCGGGGTGGATTCGCCCTACGTAGTTGAGCAGCTCAAGCCGAAAATCGTCGACGTCCTCGCGTGGCGGGCCTTGACGCGTCTCGGCGAAGCGCATCACAGTCGCCTCGGCGTGCTCCTGGGCACGTGCCACCGCATGGAACAGTAAGCCGCTGCAAAACACGCAAGATGAAAGTTTCGTTGCATGCAGATGCTATGTGATCGCTGGACAAAGGATCGCGACTTCGCCATTCGTTTCCGGTCTGCTGCGTGGTCGTTGCCACCGCCTCGTCATCATCTGCGCGATCTCAGCGCCTGAGGGAGGTCTGCCTTTCTGTGTGCGTCGTCTCCCGTCTCTTTCCACTCGTAGCTAGGTACCCGAAGGAGTCAGTGCGCGCCTGAGGCTCCACGTATGCGCCGACAAAAGGCGCTTCACGCGATCTGCACTCGCCTTTGTTTGCGGTATTGCTTGCGCCATGGCTCTCAATTCGAGAATTTTTTCCCTGTCGTCTTCCTTTGTTTTGCAGGTGGGAACGCCGATGGCCCCGAGGAactttctccgcgccgcagccccagggcggcgggcgcgagcgggaCGGCCGTGGAGAGCCTTCTCTCGGCGTGCCCCAGGATCTCCTGCTTCAACCTCCGGAAGAGGAGACAAGCGGAGAAAACTTGGACGACCTGATGGTGTGCTCCTTCAATCGCATCAGCGAAAAAGTAAGGCACATACCACATCGTGCACGCAGAGGATGGGGGAGGtattgcatatatatatatatatatatatatatagatagatagatagatagatagatagatagatagatagatagatagatagatagatagatagatagatagatagatagatagatagatagatagatagatagatagatagatagatagatagatagatagattgATTGATTGATTGATTGATtgatagataggtagatcgatagatagatagatcgatagataaatagatAAATAGATAGATCGATGGATCGATCGATCGATCGATCGAtcgatagatagatagatagatagatggatagacagatagatcGATcgacagatagatagatagatggatagacagatagatcGATcgacagatagatagatagatagatggataGATAGAAATGCGCCGTTTCTGCAGCATGCACAGTgggtatatatgtatgtatgtatgtatgtatgtatgtatgtatatatatatatatatatatatatatatagcagttatatatatatatatatatatatatatatatatatatatataaatgctTTGCATATGGCAGAAACGGCGCAATTTGGTATGGTTGCTGTCGCGATCGTGTCGCCTTTGCGTGTCCTCGGAGTGCCGTTcacgtctgcgcctccgcgtggcAGCCGAACCTCCATCTCGCATGATGCCGAGCTGTGTCTCGCGCGTTAGGTccgctgtcgtctctgcgttttGATGATTCCTTTCTCGTTGTGGTGCTCTCTGTGTTgcaggccggcgacgcactCGGGCTCccagacgcgtcgccgctttcTGTCCCGGCTGTtgctttctccgcggcggcgggcgcgccgtcggcgtctgctgcgctgccgctgctggcagccgggggggcggaggggcgtcttcgcgctcggcttcggtcctctcccgcgcgcgggcgaagcggcagtttgagcagctgccgccttccATGCAGTACCGCTACCTGCAGTCTGTCGCCGTCGACGACCGGCTCAGCGTGCGCTCGAGTCGCATTCACGGCCAGGGCCTCTTCGCGAACGTCCCGCTGGCTGAGGGCGAGGTGAGTGCGGAGAAATCGACACAGCAACTCCAGCAAAGTCCCAGCtagggcgaggagggagatgAACGTTTGCCTGTTTCGCGCGGACGACTCCCAGGAGGCGTCGCGtgcagacagaggcgacgggcTTGCCAATGAAATGCAGATCAACGTGCGgggaaggggaggggggggaggggaaagCGGCGGGCGTATGATTTAGGGTGCGCCAGGTCCGTGTAGCCGTATGCGGTCATGATtgtcgctttcttcgctttctaACAGCCGGTCATTGAGTACGTCGGCGACGTTGTGCGCAACTGCGTGAGCGACCAGCGCGAAGCGCTTTACGAAAagcaaggcggcggcggcgacggggccTGCTACATGTTTCGCCTCGATGACAACTTCGTCGtggacgcgacgcgcgcagggaATGTCTCCAGGTTCATCAATCACTCTTGCGAGGTATGCGCAAGTCTGGTATTTCATGCGAACCTTTCTCCTATTCGCGTGTAGCCCGTAGTCTACACATGTCGACACCTGTCTCGCTGTCTCTATATGTATGTCCCTTGGTAGGCGTATCGTGTACGACGTATCCGTATTTATCCGTCCGTATACGTGTAGATTTGTCTGTGCATACAGGTGTGTTGCGTATGTCCTATACCCTCACACGCTGCCGCGTTTTTGCCCTGTTGACTGCGAAGgagctcgctgcctctctcttgcCTTTTGTGGTTTCAGCCGAACTGCACATGCCGCATTCTGGTCTGCGAGGCCGGTCTGAAGCACATCGTGATCAtcgcgaagacggcgatcggcgccggcgaggaaaTCACGTACGACTACCAGTTCGGCATCGGCGGCGAGACTGACAAactcgcctgtctctgcggcgcgcggacgtGCTTGGGGCGAATGAACTAACTCCGAAGAGAAAAGTGAGCGGAGACAGCCAAGACAGGTGCCCCTATCGCGTCGCATGAGGCGGCCACAGCGGCAATCAACAAGTGGAACACGTCACAGCGCGAATGAAAAAAAGCTAGCGACGATTTTGGGAAAAACTTGATGAAATGGCAAAGCACCGCTCGTTATGTGACGCTCTGGAAGGCGggttttttccgtttttctttATAATCTGCGTCTCCACGTTTTAATACGCGAGCGGGAGACGCCTGTGTGGTGCCTCTCGACTACCGACTGCGGGCACAAAGAGAGTTCAGAGGTTTGTGGGAGGCGGTGTTTCCGATGCGAGGGACTCGAGGGGGCGTCTGCACGCAGCGAACGCCCCGACTAGGGGCGCAGCTTTGCAGATTCGTTTGTTCTGTCGTGAATCTCGATTATCTACTCTTCGCACTTGGCAAACTTGTCGCACACTCTTAATCACTCGAAGGAAGTCAATCCCTGCGCACATCCAATGCGCTTCAATACGCATTCTCCAGGTCGCTGTCAGCATACGTCGAGCTGCGCTAAGTGGAGCTGCCGTCCGCAGCTGGCGCACGTTTTCTTTcaaaaaagagaagacacCTCAGGTGACTGTGAGAGCGTGGCTGGCCGCTTCCAGTCGCTCTGTAGAAGGACGCGCATACCGAAACTGGGAATTGGCGTCATGCTGACGGATAGAGGCGTGCGTatatgtctctctctctctctctatatatatatatatatatttaatGGCATATCGGTGATCTGCAGTATGTGCAGATGTCTATATCATATAGACCACTGGCGGTGAACCTCGCAGAGATCGTGGGCACAGCACCCCGCTAATGCTTAAAAAAAGgaaacggcggagacacagTTTCTGTTCACTAAACGCAGTGTTGCCCCGAATCAGTACATTGATGCCAGCGGCGTACAAGTTGCTACGAAGTTCGGGTGCCTAGATCACTCGCAGCATCTAAGCAAATAaatcgcgcgcgagggctgACGCACTCGCATGCATCATCGCCACTGCACTTCGCTGGGTCAGGTCGACTTTCTGGGATTTCGAATCTGTGCGCGATGGCCGCTCGCCGCACGCGAATTCACAGCATCACTTCCAGCCTCGACCTCCCCACTCCTCCCGGCAGCGCAGACTCAGGTGTTCTGGTTCTCTCGCTGCTTGGTGCCTCTCCGCActtttcgcctctctgttCACATCGTTTGTGGTTCGTTTGTCGCCTTTGCGTAGAGCGCGTGGGACaggagcagcggcgagtCCAGGGCCCCAaagcccgcggcgacgcctccctcttcgctgcgcctgctctTCGTCCTCAGCATCCACCCGGCAAAGGCGTTTTTGAGTTCGACGTACGCACCTGGCGATGGGCGAcagcaggccgccggcgcaggtcCCTCTGCCCGTGGGGGGACGGCAGACGCAGTGTGAACTCCGCCGTGCGCTCCAGAGAGCTCGGCCGCAGGGCAAGCTGCGTCAGCTCCTTCATTCGTTGAAAAGCGTACGCCGTCCCGAGACGGGAGTTGCCTCAGTTCTTCGCGTTGCGGGTCTTCAACGGGGGAAGAGCCTGTAGCGACCATGACCCCAAAGAGACCGAGTTCTTGCACGCCGTCTTCGAATGTGCAGACGATCCTTCCTTCAGCGTCCCCCGGCCTCCGTCCGTGCACCACCGCCATGCCTCggggcgcgtccgcgtctcgtcgcgggcccgctgcctccccgGGGTCGGCGCGAACGAAGAGCACTGGGAGCGCAGGAGGTTCCATCTTCCGCATCAACACAAAGTGCTTCAGTTCCTcctttctcgcgcggcgcagcagcgtctgcatCGCCGCGCCGTGCACGTTGttgccgcctccttctcgctgaGGCTTCAGCAGAAATCGCTCCCGACCCTCCGCggtcagcgccgccgcgacggcgctccgcgccaggaccagccgccgcctgcgagctacggagggcgcgctgcagtCAGGCTCAGCCGACGGcggagcaggcgccgccaaCTCCACGGAATCCGcctcgcatgcagacgcagatCGAGAGATTacccgcgacggcgggcgtGCTGAGGCAGACGCAAGGCCTTCTGAAGGATCGACTTGCAGCTGGAAGACTCTCTGCATGTCTGATCGCACCTCGTCATCGGGCACCAGGTAGCGAAGCAGCCACACGTCCCCGTCGCCGCTTGGGtcagctgcttcgccctcgcaTGCGCGACCCTGGCTACCTCCCTTCGCAGTGTGGCTGCTCCTCCCCCTCGACGCTTGGCAGTCGCACGGGGCGCCGGCCCTGCACGCGAGCCTcagctcgtctgcgtctcttcgcgccgcgGTGCACGCGCGACACGGGCCGTCTCTCGTGGCTCCTCTTCCGCCCGCAGGAAGAAGGGACGAGGGAAATAAGTGGAGGGGCTTGTCCTGGTCGCTGAAGAGCTGCTGAGTCCGCTTAGCGCCGGCGAGCTGCCCCAGAACTGTTGGGACCTTCACGGCGTCGGAGCTCTCGAGGAACTCCCTCAGCTTCCAGACGTCTTCCGAGTAGTGACTCGGGCCGTACATGCTCCGGTAATAAACGACGGAAATCTCGGCACACACCTCCTTCTCGCACATGGCCCCGGGAACGTTCCCACGTGAGCAACGCACCGCGGCTTCAGTCTGTGCGGCAGGGTGCCGGcacgcctcgtcgcggcccCGGTTCACGCTCCTCTCATCTTGGTCAACGCCAATGAAGTTCGGCTGACAgcggcctgcgtcttcgtGTTCGTCGCAGTTCGTGGCATCCGAGCGAGACCCGCTGTCTTCCGCGGAGGGCGCTTCGGGCTGCGCAGGAGAATACTGGTGCGTGCTGCTCGAGCGTCGCtgacgcggccgccctccacgcgcctcccgcagcaACAGCAATCGCCCCGCGGGAGTGTCTGGCTCATTCGAGAAGCTGACAAACCCGATCaactctgcggcgcgcgccgtaAACTCGTCTCGGCTGCCCCccccgtcctcgtcgtcgccttccctcGCGGGAGCCGCAATCACAAGGTCGCCGCGTTTCCAGAGGCGCACGAGTTCCGAGACAGAGATGAGACGCATGTACGCGCCGTGGCGGCTCATCAGctctgtctgcagcagcctctgGTCGACTTGGTTGCTTTCCTCTTCCAGCGTGACGCAGAGCAGGAAGATAGGTGgcaaggaggaggcgaggccggcagcgCAAGCGCAGGGGCCTGCCTGAGCGCAACGCGccactcgcgccgctgcggctgcgtcgccggcatATGAATTCGAGGTCGCATTTGATGTCCGCTCTGCAGACGAGTCGTGCGCCTCAACTGCCGTCACCCGCTCAACGTAGGCATAGTGCGCGGTTGCCAATGCAGCGGCGATCTCTTCGAGCGGCCAATTCCGCGGACAGAGCTTTTCAACGCATCGCCGCCGAGCatgcgcctcgccgacgcgcgcaggcaaACCCTGGAGGCTGGGCAATGCAGGCGATGAATAAGAAGGcaaggccgccgcagccagaaGCGTCAGGCGATGAAGCGACGACACTCGGGTCGCGAGGCCCCCAAACGACGCGGCGATCGTGTTGAGTTCAACCTGCTTAATGGCAAGTCGCGTGCGTTTTGGACGTTCAAGGCGTTGTGGTGCTCTCTCATCCCCCGGCATTCCCACGGCTGCCTCACCCTCGTTGGCTACGATGGCGTCGGCGGGAGCTACTCCGGCCCCAACGCCGCATGCGTTGTCGCCTGCTCTGCCTCCAccgtcgcctccgcatgCCAGCAGCCCAGCAGTCTGCGTGGCGCCTACTCGGGCGCAGCCCGCGTCtttgccgccctcgcccttcgctcccacggcgccgctgtctcctcctggGTAAGAGCACTCGCACACGCGCTGAACTGCTGCACCGTCTCTATCGTTATTCAGACAGGTGATGGAAACcccgtcgtcttccgccgcgccgccgcctggatCCTGCGTGTCTCCACCGGGCGCGTCCGTCCCCCGGTCG from Besnoitia besnoiti strain Bb-Ger1 chromosome V, whole genome shotgun sequence encodes:
- a CDS encoding hypothetical protein (encoded by transcript BESB_059790); this translates as MEEPCEHNALPGTKECAEGRPHGEIGPAVGSSEMTKRRNIPHIHQADAGAERDDIQRPRLRTGRGEASRVMRGDDEGAGSDAAETCENARHAEDVLRTLASIYVESARSADTQIFCNNGAYLASLPAGSCGSAHESKAEEAEAERTEGNRAERFRGAPTGGESGCENDDCPPDQVTCLLDLASGWAYGHGLLMFSPSLRSGASPARAAAALAARPALTQAPAGVADDAGEIAYVPSPCSPHCAPFTLLPSPFPLSLCDRARRLAQPFNRLVDRLTCSPRLLLHLLADTIQVDDFTRRLSEIAYRVYVAPARLHDRAARAAAEASSSDARVRGKDGRLCTSLREAHALRGEEGPAAGTCTQTASGGGREDATRQRHSQASAGFGDALEGTERRRGEGDGEEPRRDIAADIRLHIVRSDYMLDRGTDAPGGDTQDPGGGAAEDDGVSITCLNNDRDGAAVQRVCECSYPGGDSGAVGAKGEGGKDAGCARVGATQTAGLLACGGDGGGRAGDNACGVGAGVAPADAIVANEGEAAVGMPGDERAPQRLERPKRTRLAIKQVELNTIAASFGGLATRVSSLHRLTLLAAAALPSYSSPALPSLQGLPARVGEAHARRRCVEKLCPRNWPLEEIAAALATAHYAYVERVTAVEAHDSSAERTSNATSNSYAGDAAAAARVARCAQAGPCACAAGLASSLPPIFLLCVTLEEESNQVDQRLLQTELMSRHGAYMRLISVSELVRLWKRGDLVIAAPAREGDDEDGGGSRDEFTARAAELIGFVSFSNEPDTPAGRLLLLREARGGRPRQRRSSSTHQYSPAQPEAPSAEDSGSRSDATNCDEHEDAGRCQPNFIGVDQDERSVNRGRDEACRHPAAQTEAAVRCSRGNVPGAMCEKEVCAEISVVYYRSMYGPSHYSEDVWKLREFLESSDAVKVPTVLGQLAGAKRTQQLFSDQDKPLHLFPSSLLPAGGRGATRDGPCRACTAARRDADELRLACRAGAPCDCQASRGRSSHTAKGGSQGRACEGEAADPSGDGDVWLLRYLVPDDEVRSDMQRVFQLQVDPSEGLASASARPPSRVISRSASACEADSVELAAPAPPSAEPDCSAPSVARRRRLVLARSAVAAALTAEGRERFLLKPQREGGGNNVHGAAMQTLLRRARKEELKHFVLMRKMEPPALPVLFVRADPGEAAGPRRDADAPRGMAVVHGRRPGDAEGRIVCTFEDGVQELGLFGVMVATGSSPVEDPQREELRQLPSRDGVRFSTNEGADAACPAAELSGAHGGVHTASAVPPRAEGPAPAACCRPSPGAYVELKNAFAGWMLRTKSRRSEEGGVAAGFGALDSPLLLSHALYAKATNEPQTM